A part of Ooceraea biroi isolate clonal line C1 chromosome 10, Obir_v5.4, whole genome shotgun sequence genomic DNA contains:
- the LOC105285003 gene encoding uncharacterized protein LOC105285003 isoform X5, giving the protein MFTPIKTAVNVLNDTILNTPLPQATSTVRRKSTLESKFSNKDSNKDLSFENELTCREVDSSLGLLDTMSVLTSISTTEDEQKSNYPNTDANLEYARKLLWKCSDLKNTSPIEMNKENNTNVQNVTENLLASNFTLPSQTCVSGLDKDEEYNINRLMSKASMASLTFEPNEITARSSGISSTTIHSPLNKSSNGMNFSATEVMAQQNNKIMAQLNDEEFLSNSKMAEQLSADEVRWQQDRTFFMPVMTTEKQKLDLSSFSGIIGQLDLSVESCAGRKVSVGNYFARKSGNVGNLLENVEKMRPDLGFPMETPIKTAPLQPLVESTIVADATVPSTESKEYTPVPTRDIDQNSVISLSTIVNTLQDANSETPRRLVDELLMAQKKKKQPPVTTQVQDNARKDTYTLNSDRKSMFATSSGNYNKFHDNITSDLATKLSLDSRIRGETKNEIADLKQEYSALSSFHSNRDIKETESFMNVCKEKVSKEEISDRNMTSFNQDAGIRNNRVTDLSYIPSKQSRSNSEDSYTFLNIKREETIRKNISDNTIDLTLSVNTNAEMQSDLNHNVVIGKNTEQSCNCIVGMTCDANIELVNNGDRWITYSLKLVEVLGDRQSIELNMQQDAVLIKPNGAQSTKIEVKIIKMCKPIFVELYIILSDMVAKSKWFMKHMIFVNPEQLELEIMCDSHKEELDFQYIGENSTKTLPITFHNKNSIAVPVKLFILHDGPKIFSIESGSQDELTQLVLKPYEKCTVNVKCDKLQLTSMETQRQPQYWKGKLIVHVQCDDDTVLFKKDVPLYAQTGTCKIQVIDTEIPIVVPRQQAKVLNIVNSGNVTTHVSATIVPIEGYSDAAQDFSVKPDNIFLQAGENGSFLIVYKSQCSDAKAVDNERNARIKLVAGNNVYHYIICAEQKWESEKENYLRCYTPNNIISLSPATSPQSVTSSRSGPLDRNSPISMVSSVAVAGNTIPIRATHAALVWNSVKTGKSEIKEFTIRNTSNNKIKIQIDMWDAKKSFKFLGDRQTVTTSMVLAMQRQEIKTLAVVFSPYHIGPAVGKITIKHYTKDSSDSQQHKKIPLYGYGGCGKVKVSDTFKDAGGKMWLSLGTLSSETTALTANITLQNVGDLSSFAKIKVVPKVISPTMDSSWHISQKELILNPRENRRVAIEFYPKKEDFAILQRSEVSHVATINVTYGDESTRLRIRSTLFLQIVQ; this is encoded by the exons AATCAAGACCGCGGTCAATGTACTGAATGATACGATTTTAAACACACCGCTACCGCAAGCGACATCGACTGTACGGAGAAAAAGCAC ATTAGAGAGTAAATTTAGCAATAAAGACTCCAACAAGGACTTGTCATTTGAGAATGAGTTGACGTGCAGAGAAGTAGATTCCTCGTTAGGGCTTCTTGACACCATGTCAG TTCTCACAAGTATTAGTACAACGGAGGACGAACAAAAATCAAATTACCCCAATACGGATGCAAATCTCGAGTATGCTAGAAAACTTTTATGGAAATGCAGCGATTTAAAGAATACTTCCCCTATAG AgatgaataaagaaaacaatacCAATGTACAAAATGTAACTGAGAATTTGTTAGCTTCCAATTTTACTTTGCCGAGTCAAACTTGTGTATCTGGACTGGATAAGGATGAAGAGTACAACATTAATCGCTTAATGAGCAAAGCCAGCATGGCCAGT CTCACTTTTGAGCCTAATGAGATAACGGCACGTTCATCCGGCATAAGCAGTACGACAATACATTCGCCCTTGAACAAATCTTCCAATGGTATGAACTTCAGTGCAACCGAGGTAATGGCACAACAAAACAACAAGATAATGGCACAGCTCAATGACGAAGAGTTTTTATCGAATTCAAAAATGGCTGAACAATTATCGGCCGACGAAGTTCGTTGGCAACAAGATCGCACATTTTTTATGCCAGTTATGACTAcggaaaaacaaaaattagatCTCAGTTCTTTTTCTGGTATCATCGGACAGCTGGACTTGTCAGTAGA gTCCTGTGCTGGACGGAAAGTATCTGTTGGCAACTATTTCGCACGTAAATCCGGCAATGTCGGTAATTTGTTGGAGAATGTTGAAAAGATGAGGCCAGATCTCGGATTTCCTATGGAAACACCCATAAAGACTGCTCCCTTACAACCATTGGTCGAGTCGACCATCGTGGCCGATG caaCAGTACCATCAACAGAATCAAAAGAGTACACGCCTGTTCCAACGAGGGACATAGATCAAAATAGCGTTATAAGTTTAAGCACCATTGTCAATACCTTACAAGACGCTAACAGCGAGACGCCACGGCGATTGGTCGACGAGCTTCTAATGgcacagaaaaagaaaaaacagccACCAGTGACAACGCAAGTACAGGACAACGCAAGGAAAGACACTTACACCCTAAATTCTGACAGAAAATCCATGTTTGCGACGTCCAGTGGAAACTACAATAAATTTCATGACAATATTACTTCAGATCTTGCGACAAAATTATCATTGGATAGTAGAATTAGGGGTGAAACTAAAAATGAAATTGCTGATTTGAAACAAGAATATTCAGCACTATCATCGTTTCATTCAAATAGAGATATCAAGGAGACTGAATCGTTTATGAATGTATGCAAAGAAAAAGTATCAAAAGAGGAGATAAGTGATAGGAATATGACTTCGTTTAATCAAGATGCAg GAATACGCAATAACAGAGTAACAGATTTATCTTATATACCATCTAAACAGAGCAGAAGTAACAGCGAGGATAGCTATACTTTCttaaatataaagagagaagagacgataagaaagaatatttctgataacacTATAGACCTAACACTCTCAGTGAACACAAATGCAGAAATGCAGTCTGATTTAAATC ATAATGTCGTTATCGGTAAGAATACTGAACAATCATGCAATTGCATCGTTGGCATGACGTGTGACGCTAACATTGAACTTGTAAACAACGGAGACAGATGGATCACATATTCCTTAAAACTGGTGGAAGTATTAGGAGATAGACAAAgcattgaattaaatatgcAGCAAGATGCAGTTTTAATAAAGCCTAACGGAGCACAATCTACGAAG ATCGAAGTAAAAATCATCAAAATGTGCAAACCAATCTTCGTAGagttatacataattttatccGATATGGTAGCGAAGTCAAAGTGGTTCATGAAGCACATGATCTTCGTCAATCCAGAGCAACTCGAACTCGAAATCATGTGCGACTCTCACAAAGAAGAATTGGATTTTCAGTATATCGGAGAAAATTCAACAAAAACGCTGCCTATAACATTTCATAACAAGAACAGTATTGCTGTACCTGtcaaactttttatattacat GATGGACCAAAAATATTCAGTATTGAAAGTGGATCTCAAGACGAACTGACACAACTAGTACTTAAGCCTTATGAAAAATGTACTGTTAATGTAAAGTGTGATAAATTACAACTTACATCAATGG AGACACAGAGACAGCCACAGTATTGGAAGGGCAAATTGATTGTACACGTTCAATGTGACGATGATACTGTACTATTCAAGAAAGACGTGCCTCTTTATGCACAAACAGGTACTTGTAAAATTCAGGTAATCGACACGGAGATACCTATAGTTGTGCCAAGGCAACAAGCCAAAGTGTTGAATATCGTTAATTCGGGAAACGTGACGACGCATGTATCCGCTACTATCGTGCCAATCGAGGGCTATTCAGACGCGGCACAAGATTTCTCCGTAAAGCCAGATAATATATTTCTGCAAGCTGGAGAGAACGGTTCATTTCTAATTGTATATAAGTCACAGTGTTCGGATGCGAAAGCTGTAGATAATGAAAG AAACGCAAGGATTAAATTGGTTGCTGGTAACAACGTTTACCATTACATCATATGTGCCGAACAAAAATGGGAATCTGAGaaggaaaattatttacgttGCTATACacctaataatataatatctttgaGCCCTGCAACGTCGCCACAGAGTGTAACTTCTAGTAG GTCTGGACCTTTGGATCGGAATTCACCAATCAGCATGGTGTCTAGCGTAGCCGTTGCGGGAAACACAATTCCAATCAGAGCAACGCACGCTGCTCTAGTATGGAATAGCGTGAAAACGGGAAAGAGTGAAATTAAAGAATTCACAATTCGCAATACAAGCAATAACAAGATCAAGATTCAGATAGATATGTGGGATGCGAAAAAGAGCTTTAAG TTTCTCGGCGACAGACAAACTGTTACTACAAGCATGGTGTTGGCGATGCAACGTCAAGAGATCAAAACGCTCGCAGTTGTGTTTAGCCCATATCATATAGGTCCAGCAGTTGGAAAAATTACCATCAAACATTACACGAAGGACAGCAGCGATTCTCAGCAACACAAAAAG ATACCTTTGTACGGATACGGCGGCTGTGGCAAAGTAAAAGTCTCGGACACATTTAAAGACGCGGGTGGAAAGATGTGGTTGTCGCTTGGTACTTTATCCTCCGAGACTACGGCTTTGACCGCAAACATCACGTTGCAAAATGTCGGCGACTTGAGTTCATTTGCCAAGATCAAAGTTGTACCAAAAG tTATATCTCCGACAATGGACTCCAGTTGGCACATAAGTCAAAAAGAACTGATACTCAATCCCAGAGAGAATCGGCGAGTGGCGATAGAATTCTATCCCAAGAAAGAAGACTTTGCGATATTACAGCGTTCGGAAGTCTCACATGTCGCGACGATAAACGTCACTTACGGAGATGAATCGACCCGCTTGCGAATACGCAG CACGCTCTTTTTACAGATTGTACAATAA